A single genomic interval of Vibrio maritimus harbors:
- the phnG gene encoding phosphonate C-P lyase system protein PhnG, producing MTAVTERQSWMSVLAQSQHNELERLWSATNLEADYQMVRQPEIGLAQVRARMGGTGREFNMGDATITRAVVKLASGEMGYSYLRGRNKAQAELAAVIDGLLQTSTHNELLMNAVIEPLAAIKQKQQQQRAKEVATSKVDFFTMVRGED from the coding sequence ATGACGGCTGTGACTGAAAGACAAAGCTGGATGTCAGTGTTGGCACAAAGCCAGCACAACGAGCTAGAGCGCCTATGGAGCGCGACCAACCTAGAAGCGGACTACCAAATGGTTCGTCAACCAGAAATCGGGCTTGCTCAAGTACGTGCTCGCATGGGTGGCACAGGGCGAGAGTTCAACATGGGTGACGCCACGATTACCCGTGCTGTCGTTAAGCTCGCAAGCGGAGAAATGGGTTACAGCTATCTGCGCGGACGAAACAAAGCGCAAGCAGAGCTCGCGGCGGTGATCGACGGTCTTTTGCAAACCTCAACTCATAATGAGTTGCTGATGAATGCCGTGATAGAGCCGCTAGCAGCAATCAAACAAAAGCAGCAACAACAGCGCGCCAAAGAAGTCGCAACCAGTAAGGTGGATTTTTTCACCATGGTCCGCGGAGAAGATTAG